A genome region from Candidatus Fusobacterium pullicola includes the following:
- a CDS encoding TonB family protein — MSNRKKGEINIIYFFIIAILIHLALFIVKTSQVKGDTPLIQGSPGPIGPVSVQVRTIKAPKVNPAPLPPQPKIEESKPEVKEIPKKEIIKPEVKSKIKDKKKKEKKKPKENIEKQIPLKQPITPPVENVANTVDSANVDENLATNGNFSIGTDGVWTAGSSEGIYYQIAKQIDPSYPIQAERIKYRNKVVVSARFLVGLNGEIEKIEITKSHKKFGFDDEVQKALKQWKFNPIYYKNKNIKVYFTKDFVFEPKK, encoded by the coding sequence ATGAGTAATAGAAAAAAAGGCGAAATCAATATTATTTATTTCTTTATTATTGCTATCCTTATACATCTTGCACTATTTATAGTTAAAACTTCACAAGTTAAAGGAGATACTCCTTTAATTCAGGGTTCTCCTGGCCCAATAGGGCCAGTATCTGTTCAAGTAAGAACAATTAAAGCCCCAAAAGTTAATCCTGCTCCACTTCCACCGCAACCAAAAATTGAAGAGAGCAAACCTGAAGTAAAAGAGATACCTAAAAAAGAGATAATTAAACCAGAAGTAAAAAGTAAAATAAAAGATAAGAAGAAAAAAGAGAAAAAGAAACCAAAAGAGAATATAGAAAAGCAAATTCCTTTAAAGCAACCAATTACTCCTCCAGTAGAAAATGTAGCTAATACAGTAGATAGTGCTAATGTAGATGAAAATCTAGCTACTAACGGAAATTTTTCAATTGGAACTGATGGAGTTTGGACTGCTGGTTCATCTGAAGGAATTTACTATCAAATAGCAAAACAGATTGATCCTAGTTATCCTATTCAAGCTGAAAGAATAAAATATAGAAATAAAGTTGTTGTTTCAGCTAGATTTTTAGTTGGATTAAATGGAGAAATCGAGAAAATTGAAATCACTAAATCTCATAAAAAATTTGGTTTTGATGATGAAGTTCAAAAAGCTCTAAAACAATGGAAATTTAATCCAATATATTACAAAAATAAAAATATTAAGGTTTATTTTACTAAGGATTTCGTATTTGAACCTAAAAAGTAG
- a CDS encoding biopolymer transporter ExbD: protein MGRFRKKRGVTPMDMTPFIDIVFLLIIFFMVSTTFDKYGRIDIDLPSANVTTKSEDNKSIEIIIDKNENYFININGKSEPIDINNLPNILNGVKEVTISGDKDLKYQIIIDTVAKVKNCGVENLGINFYE, encoded by the coding sequence ATGGGAAGATTCAGAAAAAAAAGAGGAGTTACTCCTATGGATATGACCCCGTTTATTGATATAGTATTTTTACTTATTATATTCTTTATGGTATCAACTACTTTTGATAAATATGGAAGAATTGATATTGATCTTCCTAGTGCCAATGTTACTACAAAGTCTGAAGATAATAAAAGTATCGAGATTATCATAGATAAAAATGAGAACTATTTTATAAATATCAATGGTAAAAGTGAGCCTATTGATATAAATAATCTTCCAAATATCTTAAACGGAGTTAAGGAAGTTACAATATCTGGTGATAAAGATCTTAAATATCAGATTATCATTGATACTGTAGCAAAAGTAAAAAATTGCGGTGTAGAAAATTTAGGAATAAATTTCTATGAGTAA